The following are encoded together in the Arcticibacterium luteifluviistationis genome:
- a CDS encoding TlpA disulfide reductase family protein: MNIKKYLLKTFSATFLFLALFSFSCNSQNNTDSALETTANKSLPIVINGTLKNNLVDKVYLERMSERNIPTRVDSSDISSDLKFHFDTTIPEPGIYQINIEGQQVIGLILDGGETLDVVADGLASPDKMPEYTVTGSKNIDTFNKIMTEVQNFGKLRQSLETDFQNAKNAKAQEELRGQYQMALNNNRETIKPMISDLGTSLPGIIAANNFLTPELDAPFLSELKDKLIAEGRDHAFAKIFIETIDRKSAGMEGSAAPDFDLVNLKGEQVKLSDMRGKTVIIDFWATWCGPCIRSFPGMKKAQEKYADNEDVQFLFINTFERVSEEQWKSHVQSFVEKRNYQYLNPTLDIGNNTALAYGVEGIPAKFCIDGDGNIKHKSTGFLGSSEAVYDEMVEWVEGK; encoded by the coding sequence ATGAACATAAAAAAGTATCTTTTGAAAACATTTTCTGCCACTTTCCTCTTTTTAGCATTATTTAGTTTTTCCTGCAACTCGCAAAACAATACTGATTCTGCTTTGGAAACAACGGCAAACAAGAGCCTTCCAATAGTTATTAACGGCACTCTAAAGAATAACTTGGTAGACAAAGTTTACTTAGAAAGAATGAGTGAGCGAAACATTCCAACTAGAGTGGACTCCTCAGATATTAGTTCTGACCTCAAATTCCACTTCGATACTACTATTCCTGAACCTGGCATTTACCAGATTAACATAGAAGGTCAGCAAGTTATTGGATTGATTTTAGATGGTGGTGAAACGCTAGACGTAGTGGCTGACGGCTTGGCTTCGCCAGACAAAATGCCTGAGTATACCGTTACAGGTTCTAAAAACATTGATACGTTTAATAAAATAATGACCGAGGTTCAGAACTTTGGTAAACTGCGTCAATCATTAGAGACCGATTTCCAAAATGCAAAAAATGCTAAAGCACAGGAGGAATTAAGAGGCCAATATCAAATGGCACTAAATAATAACAGAGAGACCATTAAACCAATGATTTCCGATTTAGGCACCTCGCTTCCTGGTATTATCGCAGCTAATAATTTCCTAACGCCAGAACTTGATGCTCCTTTCCTTTCTGAATTAAAGGATAAACTAATAGCAGAAGGACGAGACCATGCTTTTGCGAAAATATTTATAGAAACTATTGATAGAAAATCTGCAGGAATGGAAGGTTCAGCTGCTCCAGATTTTGACTTGGTTAATTTAAAAGGGGAGCAAGTAAAGCTTTCTGATATGCGAGGAAAAACAGTCATTATTGACTTTTGGGCTACTTGGTGTGGGCCATGTATTCGTTCGTTTCCTGGTATGAAAAAAGCTCAAGAGAAATATGCCGATAATGAAGACGTTCAGTTTCTTTTCATAAACACTTTTGAAAGAGTTTCTGAAGAACAATGGAAGTCTCATGTTCAAAGCTTTGTAGAAAAAAGAAATTATCAATACTTGAATCCAACTTTAGATATTGGCAATAACACGGCTCTGGCTTACGGTGTAGAAGGAATTCCCGCTAAATTCTGTATAGATGGAGATGGCAATATCAAACATAAGAGCACTGGCTTTTTAGGTTCGTCAGAGGCTGTTTATGATGAAATGGTGGAATGGGTAGAAGGAAAATAG
- a CDS encoding VanZ family protein, producing the protein MIDRIIRFFEKPYLAVLYSLFILALCSMPSENLPGEDINDKLAHFVAFAGISFLWMWVSQGYLKVIVLSALFGLIIEFIQGALPASFHRSYDLMDALADGVGVLIGVGLYYIAFKLLGIKKES; encoded by the coding sequence ATGATTGACAGAATTATTCGCTTTTTCGAAAAGCCATACTTAGCTGTTTTATACAGTCTTTTTATTCTTGCTTTGTGTAGTATGCCAAGTGAGAACCTACCTGGTGAGGATATAAATGACAAGTTGGCTCATTTTGTAGCTTTCGCAGGAATCTCTTTTTTGTGGATGTGGGTGTCACAAGGCTATCTAAAAGTCATTGTTCTTTCTGCACTTTTTGGGTTAATAATCGAGTTTATTCAAGGGGCATTGCCAGCGTCTTTTCATCGTTCTTATGACTTAATGGATGCTTTGGCTGACGGAGTAGGCGTGTTGATAGGAGTAGGCTTATACTATATAGCTTTTAAATTACTGGGCATAAAAAAAGAGAGCTAG